The DNA window CCTCTCAAAAACTGACAACGATATTTAATCTTTAGTTTTAACCATATTTAGTACAGCACAAACTGACAATGACACGGTGCCCGCGCACGTGCTGCTCACGTAGGACACAACCGCCAGCTCACTCCTCCACGTCACGCTCCTGCGGCGACGCTCCCCAAGCGAGCTGGGAGCCTGCCTCGCAATCTCCGCCACCCCATCGAAGAAGGTTGTCACGCGCCACCGCATCTCCCTCCACTcccccgccaccgccaccgccatggccgccgccgcgcactcCCTCCTGCACCCACCAGCGGCCCGCAAGGgcgccgcgccctcgcccctcTCCCatccctccccttcccccttCCTCCGCTTCCCGGCCGCCACGCGCCCCCGCCTACcccacctccaccgcctccgctccgcctccccggccgccgcctccgacCTCACCGCCTTCCCCAACCCGAACGGCATCCTCGCGCCCATCGACGTGGACGCCGCCACGGAGGCCGAGCTGCGGGAGAACGGGTTCCGGAGCACGCGCCGCACCAAGCTCGTCTGCACCGTGGGCCCGGCCACCTCGTCCCCGGAGCAGCTCGAGGCGCTCGCCGTCGGCGGGATGAACGTGGCGCGCGTCAACATGTGCCACGGGGACCGGGAGTGGCACCGGGGCGTCATCCGCGCCGTCAGGAGGCTCAACGAGGAGAAGGGCTTCGCCGTCGCCGTCATGATGGACACCGAGGGTAGCGAGATCCACATGGGGGACCTCGGCGGCGCGGCCTCGGCCAAGGCGGAGGTGAGGTGCCTGTATGTAAGCTGCTGTCCGGTTTGGCCTTTGCGTCGTAGTTATCAGAGTGAGCGCCTTCATTCACTTGGACCGTTGGACGTATTCGACGAAGGGTGCATTTGGCAGAGTCCGCTGAATGCAGCAGGTGCTCTACCAAACAATTTTCCAGATAGAAGTGATCTCTGCTGATTCTGTGGAGTGGTAGAACTAAGGGAGGTTCTCCTAATTCTATGAAGTGATTTTCCGTCCTGATTTTAAGAGTTTATGCTAGAGAATCACCttcagccacagaatcacttctctcaGAGAATCAACTCCCACAGAGAATCAGGATcagttggagctctaccaaacaggCCCGAAATGTGTTTGTTGCAGTTTTGGTGAGAGAAAAAGGTTGTGGTAATGTCAACATTGTAGTCTCATACTTCTACAAAACCTATCGAGCCAGCATTTCATGAAGAGTTCTTTCTACATCGAATGTTTGGTTGATTTAGATTTTCAGCTCACGTTTGAAATCATTATAGGAGGGAAAGCATGCATTCAGATTGTTATCGAACACTGGACTGTGAAAGTAGTAGTCATTTTCAAGTCTGTCAATGTAACTCAAATAAAGTGCTTGGTAAAAGTCACCATGTTTTGGTAAAAATCACCATGTCACTATGCCAAAACGGAGATTATCTCACCCTTCGGCTGTTTATTTTAAGTTTTTAACAATACAGTTAGAAGTTTGATTGTACACCTATTCAGTACTCCTTGTTTTTCTTAAGCAACATTATTTACTGAATGACTTCCATTTTTTGTTATTATAATATTCCTCACGTAGTTAACAAATCCTGTCACATTTGTTGGATTCCACAGGATGGAGAAGTCTGGACATTTAGCGTTAGAGCATTTGAATTGCCTCTCCCAGAACGAACTATTAATGTGAACTATGATGGGTTCGCTGAAGGTATTTAAGCAAGCCTATTTGTTGATGTTGTTCATAGTTATTGTTCAGCGCCATAATTTTGCATCTAAATCCTACACAGATGTGAGAGTTGGTGATGAGCTTCTTGTGGATGGTGGAATGGCTCGATTTGAGGTGATTGAGAAGTTAGGACCTGACGTTAAGTGTCGCTGCACGGATCCTGGTTTATTGTTGCCACGTGCGAATCTTACATTCTGGCGTGATGGCAGTATTGTCCGTGAGAGGAATGCTATGCTTCCTACAATTTCATCAAAGGTAAACTCAGTGGCACAATAAATTTCTTGCTGTAATTACCAAAAGGCTGCAAAATTTTGTGAATCTATTCCGCCCCTTGGTACTAGTAATGCATTGGAGTTGCAGCTTCTTTTTCTGTCAATACCATGGTCAGTTCAAAACAACATGTATTACTTACTTTAAAGCCTTATATTGTGCACTGAAGCTCATTTCTGGATATTTTTTATCAGCTACTTCTTAAGAAGGCTTCTACCTCCTAGAGTTGTTTAATTGAAAAATGGAATCATCTAGTAGCAGATACTAATATTATAAGTTTATAACAATGCTGCTCCTTTTCTTGTGACAACTTGTGCAGGATTGGCTTGACATAGACTTTGGAATTGCCGAAGGTTGTGATTTCATCGCCGTTTCATTTGTCAAGTCTGCAGAAGTAATTAAACATTTGAAAAGCTACATAGCTGCAAGGAGTCGTGGCAGGTACCAAGAGTATAATTCTATACTGTTGTTTAAGTTTATGCTTTGTTGGAAAAACCATATTTGACATTATTAAACTGATAACGGGGGGTCCTAGAACTGTTCTAGATGCTTAACCACTGTTGTTGGTTGGTTCCTGGTCAGTCCCAGATGATTACTCATATTGGTAGAGTTTTATTTGTACTCTAACCCCTAAAAAATTCTGCCAGGAATGTATTGCTTTCTAACTTTCTATGTAGTTTACTAGAGAAAACAGTGAATTAGCAAGCTACCCCCTTTCCGGTGTACCTCCTTTTTCAAATAATGCTGTGCTGCAACGTGATTCACTGAAGAATAATAAGAACTATTCAAAATTGTATGGCCAGCCTCAACCATAACTTGGTGTCATCTCTGTGCCAAAAAAAACAGCACATGGTGTCATCTCAGCACCTACAATTCTTCTGCATGCATTAGAAAATTGTATGTGTATGCATCTCCTATTTGTATTTGTAGTGCTACTGTCATTTTGCCATTGTACGTCCATCTCATGTTTTTGTGGGTAAAATTTAGTTAGTGACATACAGAGTTACCTACTTAAAGTCGCTAGTCCCAAACGGCCAACATAATCAAACTTGTTgtgtgaaaggacctcaagatgcctagaggggggtgaataggcttaTCTgtaacttaaaacactttgaacactgtcagtaacacagatgtccggatactccggatatatgttcGGATACTCTGGActttgtgtccggagtttccggagataatgtccggactatccgggtatgaaacaatctacacaaaaacaaagatactgatgctgtaatttagatcgagtaaatttagaagaactagtggtacctttggaatgtttctcaccagttgtcttgctctagagacttgtataatagtagatcgaCCACAAACCCTAAAAtattagtctcacaagcaagtaACTAATAGTTCAAAACAAAGTGACACGGAGAGGCAAGGATATGTTTCCCggagttcactcccaaaggagctacgtctccgttgaggaagagttcaagagacggtgctcaagaacctctatgctcctctcccaagggtgagaccaacgctcaaatcCAAGGTCACCTACTATGTGTTCCTCCGAGAGGAATGACGATTACAAACTTCCCGtagtgctcacaacttgcttgagcactcacaagcgacgcctagccgtctaggagcttgaagctccaagagtaacaaacttaaATCCACCGGCTAGAGTAgaatgatgtgctcaagagatggaatggaagctcgctagcacaaatctttgctcttgcaacaatctcacttgaatccccaaaggaaatcactcaagaatgaagaaaGGGGGAGTGAGAGAGTTCTTTAGCTTGTGGGCATTTCTGGTCGAAGTGAGCAAGAGAGAGTATGagtgaaggggtatggggggtatttataccccctctcacataaactagccgttggcgaaagggtacccggatactccgggtatatgtccggatactccggatactccggactcaGAGAAATTTACGGACGGGGAACAgttacccggagactccgggtatatgtccggatactccggatgtctttgtccggatattccggaccaggacccggacactccgggtttagCAGGGGATTTCACAAGAAGGCTGTTTacagtggtaggtttgattctcatggttttttaggttctcttgagcacaactaccacgtcaacacctgtagatcaaagtccctcttgatagtacggcgttcctatactcgatttcaaaataaaatctaatttcAAGTAAACTTGAAGCAccgcttttcatttcctttttgagGGGTCATGCTTCGTAATATGCTTTACTTATTCAcctttagcacctgcacacatgcttgataacacgattaaatatacatgtgctttgtcatctaacaccaaaacccactaaggggcctagatatctttcattGTGTTATCTTTACACCTTAATTGGTTGGGCCTTGCAAACATCCAAAGAAAAAAGGATTGCATAAGTTTTTCTTACTAGATGCGCTAGTACTGTGTTTCTGAAATGTTTCCTTCATTTTGTTGAACTTTGTTGGTTGCTCAGTCTAATGCTTTATTGTATATGATCAGTGATATATCAGTCCTTGCGAAAATTGAGAGCATTGACTCTTTAAAGAACCTGGAGGAGATCATCCGAGCATCAGATGGTGCCATGGTAGCCAGAGGGGATATGGGGGCACAGGTTCCCTTAGAGCAGGTCCCCTCAATACAGCAAAAGATAGTTCAACTGTGCAGGCAGCTCAACAAGCCAGTCATTGTTGCTTCTCAGCTCCTCGAATCAATGATCGAGTATCCTACACCCACAAGGGCTGAAGTTGCTGATGTTTCTGAAGCTGTCCGCCAGCGTGCGGATGCTCTAATGCTTTCTGGTGAGTCAGCAATGGGGAGATATCCAGAGAAGGCTCTTAGTGTTCTTAGGAGTGTTAGCCTCAGGATTGAGAAGTGGTGGCGGGAGGAGAAGCGCCATGAGGCACTGGAACTTCAAGGAGTTTCATCTTCCTTCTCTGACAAGGTATCAGAAGAAATCTGCAATTCGGCAGCTAAAATGGGTAAGTACTGCCACCACGCACTCAGTGCCTATGAAAACTATGTTGTCATAGCAAGTGATATATTCGACTGCTTTGCTATTGCATTTTCCTATTGTTGTCCATTACCTTGGTTGCTGGCAGAACATTTTAATTCCATTGCTTAGAAGATATGTctaaacaaaactgatttcaTCTGCAGCTAACGGCTTGGGAGCAGACGCCGTTTTTGTTTTCACGAAGACTGGCCACATGGCCTCCCTGCTCTCACGATGCCGTCCTGATTGTCCTGTTTTCGCCTTCACAACCTCGACATCCATCAGGAGGCGTCTGAACCTCCAGTGGGGGCTCATCCCCTTCCGCCTTAGCTTCTCCGACGACATGGAGAGCAACCTGAACCGCACCTTCTCCCTGCTCAAGGCCAGGGGCATGATCCAGTCAGGGGACCTGGTCATCGCGCTCTCCGACATGCTGCAGTCCATCCAGGTGATGAACGTACCCTAAGAAAGAGCCATTTATCTCCGCACTGCCCCGTCATCTATGAGATGATCAGATGAGATGGAATACGTATTTTATCGGCACCTTGGAGGACAGTTCCTTGCACTGAAAATTTTCACTTTCACCCTGTATTAGATGCTAGGCATGACTAGAGAACGGTAGCAATAATTTGCGGCTTTCTGCCTGTTGTAAAACTGTTATGCTGTTATTGCTTCTAGGCTTTATAGTCCGACCTTGGGGTGACTTTGATGTGCAAGCTTGAGTCTCGCTGTGTTCCGTGATGGGCTTATAGGTATGCAAATCTTGCATCCTGTTTGAATTCATGTGGGCTTCATTCTGGTCAGAGCTCAAAGCTGGCTCTTCGCCTTTTTCTGCGCCGTCCGTCCATTGCAGATTAATGGCTGAGATCCATTGCCAGATCTCTCAAATTTCATTCATCTGCTTGATGATAGATCTCCCAGAATATGAAGAATGTCCAACAAAAACAGAACCAATTTCCATGGATACGCTGCAAGGCTGATGTTCACCATGTGGACTGGACTGCAGTGACCACTACGATCACTTGCTCTCGATGACTGCTACCCAGGAGACGGCTGGAACCTCCAGGGAGGGCCCTCCAACGTCGTCTTCGGCGTCAGCTTCTCCGGCGACATGGCGAGCAACCTGGACCGCACCTTGCTGCCGGGCATGGTCCAGCCCGGCGACCTGGCGATGGCGCTCGCCGACGTGCTGCAGCCCATCCAGGTGACGAGCGTACCCGGAGGGGCCAGTACCTCCGTGTCACGCGATCCCTGCCCGGGATGCGACACGGCCTTGATTGATCGCCAACACCTTGAGCTTGAGAGACGGTTCATTGTACCGAAATTATTCGCCTTTTCTGCTGCATTGGATTATGAATCTCTATTTGGCAGAGCTCCGGATCCAGAAAAATTAATTTTGGAGCACTTGGAGCTAGCACTACTAGAAAACAAGCAAGCTATAGGCAAATATTTTGGTATGAACTAGATCCGGTACTAATGCTCAGCAGAAGCTCCAAGAAAAATCGTGGATCTGGAGCTGCAGGTATCTTAGGAGCATTTAGATGAATCACTTTTTCATAGTGTAAAATATATTCAGATATTTAAATCACTTTATTTTAGTCTTCAAACTACAGATCGAACCCGAAGATGAAGCAACAACCTGAAACTGGCCAAAGCCTGCTGTTTTTTTGCGAGCTAGACATCCACAACCACAAGCCTGAGCTTCGGGCAACACGGAGTTCACGTGAACGGCAGACAAATCCAACGGTGCCGTGTTAAGTATGAGGCCAGTCCGGTGGTCTGCACCCTCCCAGGTGTCTCCTGCGAGTGGTGGTCAGAGGTCTGCTCGTCTCCACTCTCCACGGAACGGTCGCTGAGTGTGCCACTGCACAACACTTTGACTTGTGAGCCTTACCTTAATCTTGACATGATCTCATCTATCCATTGAGAGAGACTGCCACTCTTCCCAGTCGTGACACACATGGTGTAGTGATTTGTCATCATCGCAAAACCCCGGCAGGTCGAAAATTTCGGCAAGTTACTTGCCAAAAAGAAAAGGTATAACCGACATTATACTATATAGATTGTTAATAAGTGCAGGATCTGCTATATATTCCACTATAATTTTCGGTAAAATATAAAATCATGAATCCGATGGTACACAAAACAGCGGTAAAATATAAAGGTTTTGGTTGTAATGCGCTGCTTAGAATGCATTAGTAAGTATATTATTGTGAAATAAATTGAAGTCAAATGAGAAACGAAATGATTTAATTCTCAAGCCTCTAGATGAAAAAATGTTTCTATTTACAATATTGTGATACATTATCTAGATACACGAGGTCTTCGCACAACATACAACGACATATTTGGAATCATGTGGAATTTTGCTGATGACACTTGTTAGTTACCCATTTTGCCACTTGGCTACAAACGCAACTACAAAAAACCGCTCTCTCTTAAGTCCCAGCCAAGCAACTGGCCTAGGAAATTAAGCCTATATATGTCTAATAGTACCAAAGAAAGGTTACAAAGCACACATACCAAACACAAATTATGACAAACTCACAAAATGACATGAATAGCACACTTTCATTTTATATAGAAAAAAGGCATCTCTCTCAAAAGAAACCAAAAAACCTCTCATTATCCTCTATAGGGTATCATCATCACCTCTATCCCCATCAAACGCTTAGTATGGGGGCAAATAGACGTGACACCTGCTTTGTGGCAAACAAAGGGTCCAAAAGGCATCGCTTTCatatggagagagagagagggagggagggaaaaCAATGAATTTACGTTTGTGAAGTAAAAGTGGTGTGAGGTCGGTGGGGCCACAGTGCTCCCCCTTTCTAGAATGTCCTTGCATCTTTCTGTGGTGAAAATAAGTCACCAGAGTTGATCCCTATATGTATATCAATATATCGTTACATGTGGTAAATAAACGAGTCAAAACCAGATAAACCTCAGAAGAGACACCATCACCAGCATATTCTTGTGTATATGCTGAACTGGCCTTTCATACCATCCCTCATTGCAACATATCACCTCACAATATGAAATTAAACCCGCGGCCTCAAAAATCTAAGATAAGTGTGGTATCACATTCACAAAGTCTGCACACAAGTGAAATGCGCAAATAACGAATATCCAGTCGAATATTCATAAAGCTCCGTTTGGAACCTTGGAATGgaattccattctaataatcataatttagatATAAATCTATTAAGCTAATATGATTATATATGAATATATTTGTATAATATTGTTGGTCATATTAGGGAGATACTTATGTGCTATATTTCTACTATAGTGGAGTGAGTCAAAGAGCGTGCTATAAGTTACAAATAGAAAGATAGCTTGGTGGTGTATAAAATCAATTTTAATCTCCCATCCTATAAATTTAGGATAGAGTTATATCTAAACTTTTAAAAATGGTGGGATGTCAAATTCTAAGCTAAATAGTTTAGTTTATTAAGTAGATTTTAATTTCTCCAAAATGAGAGGATCCAAACGGCCCATAACTTTTTTTTCTGAATCTATGTTTGTGCAACATCATAATTAGCACAAGTAAAGAAAGATTAATGACAAAGAGGCAGGTGATAAAGCCTATCTAGCTACAAGAAAGCAGGGAGCATTCTTTAGAGCTAAGGCTATTCAGTTTTCAGTCTCATCTACCTGGTGGTGCTCAATCTCTGATGCTTCAATAAGTCCCTTTCTGCCCGGCCTCTGCATGTGGGGCCAGGACATGTGTCGCAGTCATAGTGAGCCCACTATTAAATGCACATGAAAGTGATCAGTACTTGATGACTTTTTTGCTGCTCTTCTTTCATTTGAAAAGGGCCGGCTGGGAGCAAATCATGCATGCATCCTCCATGATATCCCTACCAAATCATCCTACCTTATGTTTTGTTTTTGCCTTTGTACATATGGTTAGTGTAATAATTTCCCAACCAATCATCACCTTGTGCACTTACTTCTTGTAGGGCTTGACCATAGGAAAGGCATTTTTCAACCACTGATCTGACCAAATAACCACTGATTGTCGCAATAACCAACTGGAACAGTTTGGACTCTCAGCAACTAAACTTCTCATCAACTCTGAAGGTTGCCACTCCCTTCTAAAACTAGGTCACTTAAACTACAGGTTAAGTGAACAGACAAATTAAATTTTCCCTTGTTGTTTGTTTCTCACAGATTAGTTAAACTGACCTAAATCTTGCCAAATCTTGCTGACAACAGCATTTCTGGTGAGAGGATATAGTATAAGCCTCATCTCTTCCTTTTGAT is part of the Panicum hallii strain FIL2 chromosome 2, PHallii_v3.1, whole genome shotgun sequence genome and encodes:
- the LOC112883364 gene encoding pyruvate kinase isozyme A, chloroplastic-like isoform X1, whose product is MAAAAHSLLHPPAARKGAAPSPLSHPSPSPFLRFPAATRPRLPHLHRLRSASPAAASDLTAFPNPNGILAPIDVDAATEAELRENGFRSTRRTKLVCTVGPATSSPEQLEALAVGGMNVARVNMCHGDREWHRGVIRAVRRLNEEKGFAVAVMMDTEGSEIHMGDLGGAASAKAEVRCLYDGEVWTFSVRAFELPLPERTINVNYDGFAEDVRVGDELLVDGGMARFEVIEKLGPDVKCRCTDPGLLLPRANLTFWRDGSIVRERNAMLPTISSKDWLDIDFGIAEGCDFIAVSFVKSAEVIKHLKSYIAARSRGSDISVLAKIESIDSLKNLEEIIRASDGAMVARGDMGAQVPLEQVPSIQQKIVQLCRQLNKPVIVASQLLESMIEYPTPTRAEVADVSEAVRQRADALMLSGESAMGRYPEKALSVLRSVSLRIEKWWREEKRHEALELQGVSSSFSDKVSEEICNSAAKMANGLGADAVFVFTKTGHMASLLSRCRPDCPVFAFTTSTSIRRRLNLQWGLIPFRLSFSDDMESNLNRTFSLLKARGMIQSGDLVIALSDMLQSIQVMNVP
- the LOC112883364 gene encoding pyruvate kinase isozyme A, chloroplastic-like isoform X2 — translated: MAAAAHSLLHPPAARKGAAPSPLSHPSPSPFLRFPAATRPRLPHLHRLRSASPAAASDLTAFPNPNGILAPIDVDAATEAELRENGFRSTRRTKLVCTVGPATSSPEQLEALAVGGMNVARVNMCHGDREWHRGVIRAVRRLNEEKGFAVAVMMDTEGSEIHMGDLGGAASAKAEDGEVWTFSVRAFELPLPERTINVNYDGFAEDVRVGDELLVDGGMARFEVIEKLGPDVKCRCTDPGLLLPRANLTFWRDGSIVRERNAMLPTISSKDWLDIDFGIAEGCDFIAVSFVKSAEVIKHLKSYIAARSRGSDISVLAKIESIDSLKNLEEIIRASDGAMVARGDMGAQVPLEQVPSIQQKIVQLCRQLNKPVIVASQLLESMIEYPTPTRAEVADVSEAVRQRADALMLSGESAMGRYPEKALSVLRSVSLRIEKWWREEKRHEALELQGVSSSFSDKVSEEICNSAAKMANGLGADAVFVFTKTGHMASLLSRCRPDCPVFAFTTSTSIRRRLNLQWGLIPFRLSFSDDMESNLNRTFSLLKARGMIQSGDLVIALSDMLQSIQVMNVP